A genome region from Fibrobacterota bacterium includes the following:
- the aroC gene encoding chorismate synthase, with protein sequence MSSSYGNLFRISTFGESHGKAVGVVLDGCPAGLSISEAEVQAELDRRRPGQSKLTTPRNEADKVEILSGIFDGKTTGTPIGMLVANTDQRSHDYGDMAEMYRPSHADFTYDLKYGFRDHRGGGRASARETIGRVAAGALARKLLKEACGTEILAYVSQVGEIDAAIDPLKATLAMVEANPVRCADAAAAKKMAAAIEAARKSQDSLGGVIQLVVTRPPKGVGEPVFHRAEAELARAFLSLPATKGFEIGSGFAGTRLKGSQHNDPFIVKGGKRAKDASPLDSIGTSSNRSGGVQGGITNGEPILCRIAFKPTATISLPQQTVDKHGKPRTLAAKGRHDPCVLPRAVVIVEAMAALTLADLFLEQRARENLF encoded by the coding sequence ATGTCCTCCTCCTACGGCAACCTGTTCCGCATCTCCACGTTCGGCGAAAGCCACGGCAAGGCCGTCGGGGTGGTCCTGGACGGCTGCCCGGCCGGCCTTTCCATCAGCGAGGCCGAGGTGCAGGCCGAACTCGATCGCCGCCGTCCCGGCCAAAGCAAGCTGACCACGCCCCGCAACGAGGCCGACAAGGTGGAGATCCTGTCCGGCATTTTCGACGGGAAGACCACCGGCACGCCCATCGGCATGCTGGTCGCCAATACCGATCAGCGCTCGCACGATTACGGCGACATGGCCGAGATGTATCGCCCCTCCCATGCCGATTTCACCTACGATCTCAAATACGGTTTCCGGGATCACCGCGGGGGCGGCCGCGCTTCGGCGCGCGAGACCATCGGCCGCGTGGCCGCGGGCGCGCTGGCGCGCAAGCTCCTGAAGGAAGCCTGCGGAACGGAAATCCTCGCCTACGTATCGCAAGTGGGGGAAATCGACGCGGCCATCGATCCGCTTAAGGCCACCCTCGCCATGGTCGAGGCCAATCCCGTGCGCTGCGCGGACGCGGCGGCCGCGAAGAAGATGGCGGCCGCCATCGAGGCCGCCCGCAAATCCCAGGATTCCCTGGGCGGGGTCATCCAACTCGTGGTCACGCGGCCGCCGAAGGGAGTGGGAGAACCCGTCTTCCACCGCGCCGAAGCTGAACTGGCCCGCGCCTTCCTCTCCCTGCCGGCCACCAAAGGTTTCGAAATCGGGAGCGGCTTCGCCGGCACTCGCCTCAAGGGCAGCCAACACAACGATCCCTTCATCGTGAAGGGCGGTAAGCGGGCCAAGGACGCTTCGCCCCTCGACTCCATCGGCACTTCCAGCAACCGTTCGGGCGGAGTGCAGGGAGGCATCACCAACGGCGAGCCCATCCTGTGCCGTATCGCGTTCAAGCCCACGGCAACAATATCGCTTCCCCAGCAGACGGTGGACAAGCACGGGAAGCCGCGCACCCTGGCCGCCAAGGGGCGGCACGATCCCTGCGTCCTGCCGCGGGCGGTCGTCATCGTGGAAGCCATGGCCGCCCTGACCCTGGCCGACTTGTTCCTGGAGCAAAGGGCGAGGGAAAATCTGTTCTAG
- a CDS encoding nucleotide pyrophosphohydrolase, whose amino-acid sequence MTLKEAQAQVDSWIKTIGVRYFSELTNTAILMEEVGEVARIMARTYGDQSFKKADLAKDLGDEMADVLFVLICLANQTGVDLTAAFAQNLEKKTARDADRHKNNPKLQGPA is encoded by the coding sequence ATGACGCTTAAAGAAGCCCAAGCCCAGGTGGACTCCTGGATCAAGACCATCGGGGTGCGCTACTTCAGCGAACTGACCAATACCGCCATCCTCATGGAAGAGGTGGGCGAAGTGGCCCGCATCATGGCCCGCACCTACGGCGATCAGAGCTTCAAGAAAGCGGACCTGGCCAAGGACCTGGGAGACGAGATGGCCGACGTCCTGTTCGTCCTCATCTGCCTGGCCAACCAGACCGGCGTGGACCTGACCGCCGCCTTCGCCCAGAACCTCGAGAAGAAAACCGCCCGCGACGCCGACCGCCACAAGAACAACCCCAAGCTCCAAGGTCCCGCTTAG
- a CDS encoding glycosyltransferase family 4 protein, whose protein sequence is MDILIVSQDFPPEEGGIQTYVLELARRFIARGHDVRVICPGLPDAPAPLPGLKEVVRLRIGSSFLWSRLLTYLPGYLRSRPSLSRILYAQWQGAAGAFLCPKGVRKEYALVHGRELLTSVFGPLQPGLMRKAFARLDGAFPNSNEVLRLTRAHARPGCPLHLIHPGVDPQAFRPVDAAFLRARYGLGDAPVIVSLGRMVARKNLRMLIESLPAVRRAWPGTRLLLGGTGPERESLMARAGELELATGPEAAVLFPGRIADGEMAAHYSLADVFCLPSLASPKDVEGFGIVYLEAGACEVPVVGGRAGGVPDAVADGETGLLIDPASRGELEGALIALLSDRERRRAMGRRARERILKDFTWDACADRMLACMA, encoded by the coding sequence ATGGACATCCTGATCGTCTCCCAAGACTTCCCGCCCGAGGAAGGCGGTATCCAGACTTACGTCCTGGAGCTGGCGCGTCGTTTCATCGCCCGCGGGCACGACGTGCGCGTCATTTGCCCCGGCCTCCCGGATGCGCCCGCCCCGCTTCCCGGCCTCAAGGAAGTCGTGCGCCTACGCATCGGCTCATCCTTCCTGTGGTCGCGCCTGCTAACGTATCTTCCCGGTTACCTCCGCTCCCGCCCTTCCCTCTCCCGCATCCTCTATGCCCAATGGCAAGGGGCCGCCGGCGCGTTCCTCTGTCCCAAGGGCGTCCGCAAGGAGTATGCCTTGGTCCATGGCCGCGAGTTGCTGACTTCCGTTTTCGGCCCCCTCCAGCCCGGCCTCATGCGCAAGGCCTTCGCCCGCCTCGACGGCGCCTTTCCCAACAGCAACGAGGTCCTGCGCCTTACCCGGGCGCATGCGCGGCCCGGCTGCCCCTTGCATCTCATCCATCCCGGCGTCGATCCTCAGGCGTTCCGCCCGGTTGACGCCGCCTTCCTGCGCGCCCGCTATGGCCTGGGGGACGCGCCCGTCATCGTTTCCCTGGGGCGCATGGTCGCGCGCAAGAACCTACGCATGCTCATCGAGTCCCTGCCCGCCGTGCGCCGCGCCTGGCCGGGAACGCGCCTGCTCTTGGGCGGGACCGGGCCCGAACGCGAAAGCCTGATGGCCCGCGCCGGCGAACTGGAATTGGCGACGGGACCGGAAGCGGCCGTGCTGTTCCCCGGCCGCATCGCCGACGGCGAGATGGCCGCCCATTACAGTCTTGCCGACGTGTTCTGCCTCCCGAGTCTCGCTTCCCCGAAGGACGTGGAAGGTTTCGGCATCGTCTATCTCGAAGCGGGCGCCTGCGAAGTGCCGGTGGTGGGAGGCCGCGCGGGCGGCGTGCCCGACGCCGTCGCGGACGGGGAGACGGGCCTCCTGATCGACCCCGCTTCCCGCGGCGAACTCGAAGGCGCGCTGATCGCCCTGCTTTCCGATCGCGAGCGGAGAAGGGCCATGGGCCGGCGCGCGCGGGAGCGCATCCTGAAGGACTTCACCTGGGACGCTTGCGCCGACCGTATGCTGGCATGCATGGCCTGA
- a CDS encoding phosphatase PAP2 family protein, whose protein sequence is MDATETEPTARIATAFGAITGRVTALDMAFFRLLAAVNLPKSVAYSLILLVRSGDGWIWALIACALWLFLPFAEMERVVLHCILAFAISLAIYFPVKFIGRRLRPYEKGLPIKPLVPPLDKYSFPSGHTMNNLAVALTLAAHFPVLFLPAIAIPILLGALRVLFGVHYLSDIIGGSVLGAFAFALAKAFFPLSGS, encoded by the coding sequence ATGGACGCAACCGAAACCGAACCCACCGCCCGCATCGCCACCGCTTTCGGGGCCATCACCGGCCGCGTGACCGCCCTCGACATGGCGTTTTTCCGGCTCTTGGCCGCCGTCAATCTGCCCAAGTCCGTGGCCTATTCCCTCATCCTGTTGGTGCGTAGCGGGGACGGGTGGATTTGGGCCCTCATCGCCTGCGCGCTTTGGCTCTTCCTGCCTTTCGCCGAGATGGAACGCGTGGTGTTGCATTGCATCCTGGCCTTCGCCATCAGCCTGGCCATCTACTTCCCGGTCAAGTTCATCGGGCGCAGGTTGCGACCATACGAAAAGGGACTGCCGATCAAACCGCTGGTGCCTCCGCTGGATAAATACAGCTTCCCCTCGGGCCATACCATGAACAACCTGGCGGTCGCCCTCACCTTGGCCGCCCATTTCCCGGTCTTGTTCCTGCCCGCCATCGCCATTCCCATCCTGTTGGGCGCCTTGCGCGTGCTCTTCGGGGTCCATTACTTGAGCGATATCATCGGCGGCAGCGTGCTGGGCGCGTTCGCTTTCGCGCTCGCGAAGGCTTTCTTCCCGCTTTCCGGCTCCTGA
- a CDS encoding polysaccharide biosynthesis C-terminal domain-containing protein, giving the protein MPPSQDPPPAAGPAASAQGHREFINRGSRFMLLDNVSKAAEPLLVLLCARAYAGGEWGMFKYYESLILLLTRLGSLGLDRGVVWIYARCENDGVFVRRFSRCVNLVFLLSGLLFFGALAQYAGYLPTFGSWTASMPHSPALTFALFMASVPVQACALLFLQSLLNKRVLVFGLMIRNLIVPVLIYGPALALSYTPLKSVGLALPYLGGNLAGLALAMVGFLRNYQVNWKDWAFSAFPSRSLLRFSLPLASTDFFMSFAYRFDILLLGRYSGIREVEIYSVIVMISNTLRSLRQSFDGIMLSVFSTGAEGVDAGRRRNFNYATWMVTTVQVPFVFLALIFGREILWLISPVYAPGMWVLAIATFFNLGATLGSFSAQLLIGLGRTFMIPVSQVAFILSSLALNYLIIPHYGAEGAAFATGVATLLGGLVAFGGVWAYARSPVLQWEYLSPLLTGSLFYLAATALHFLAKPGLPADIAAFAAASAAFGWHARGKWKKFNAPRP; this is encoded by the coding sequence ATGCCGCCCTCCCAGGATCCCCCTCCCGCGGCCGGGCCGGCCGCTTCGGCCCAAGGCCATCGCGAATTCATCAATCGCGGCTCCCGCTTCATGCTTCTGGACAACGTGTCCAAGGCGGCCGAACCCTTGCTCGTGCTCCTCTGCGCCAGGGCCTATGCCGGCGGCGAATGGGGCATGTTCAAGTACTACGAATCTCTCATCCTTCTGCTTACGCGCCTGGGCTCGCTGGGGCTGGACCGCGGCGTAGTGTGGATCTACGCGCGCTGCGAGAACGACGGCGTCTTCGTGCGCCGTTTCAGCCGCTGCGTGAACCTGGTCTTCCTGCTGTCCGGGCTTCTCTTCTTCGGGGCCTTGGCCCAATACGCGGGCTACCTGCCCACCTTCGGATCGTGGACCGCCTCCATGCCGCACTCCCCGGCCTTAACCTTCGCCTTGTTCATGGCCAGCGTGCCGGTGCAGGCCTGCGCCCTCCTCTTCCTGCAATCCCTCCTCAACAAGCGCGTGCTCGTCTTCGGCCTGATGATCCGCAACCTGATCGTTCCCGTGCTCATCTATGGCCCGGCCCTGGCGCTGTCCTACACGCCGCTGAAATCGGTCGGGCTCGCCTTGCCTTACCTGGGCGGCAACCTGGCCGGCTTGGCGCTCGCGATGGTGGGCTTCCTCCGCAATTACCAGGTCAACTGGAAGGACTGGGCCTTCTCCGCCTTCCCTTCGCGGTCCTTGCTCCGCTTCTCCCTGCCCCTGGCCAGCACCGATTTCTTCATGAGCTTCGCCTACCGCTTCGACATCCTGCTCCTGGGCCGCTACTCCGGCATCCGCGAAGTGGAGATCTATTCCGTCATCGTGATGATCTCCAATACCCTGCGCTCGCTGCGCCAGTCCTTCGACGGGATCATGCTTTCGGTTTTCTCCACCGGCGCCGAGGGCGTGGACGCGGGACGCCGACGCAACTTCAATTACGCGACCTGGATGGTCACCACCGTACAGGTCCCCTTCGTGTTCCTCGCCCTCATCTTCGGGCGGGAAATACTGTGGCTCATCTCCCCCGTGTACGCCCCGGGCATGTGGGTATTGGCCATCGCCACCTTCTTCAACCTGGGGGCGACCTTGGGATCCTTCTCCGCGCAACTTTTGATCGGGCTCGGGCGCACCTTCATGATCCCCGTCTCCCAGGTCGCCTTCATCCTCTCCAGCCTGGCGCTCAACTACCTCATCATCCCCCATTACGGCGCCGAGGGCGCCGCCTTCGCCACCGGCGTGGCCACCTTGCTCGGCGGACTGGTCGCGTTCGGCGGGGTGTGGGCCTACGCGCGTTCGCCCGTCCTGCAATGGGAATACCTGAGCCCGCTCCTGACCGGCTCTCTTTTCTATCTCGCGGCGACGGCCCTGCACTTCCTGGCCAAGCCCGGCCTTCCCGCCGACATCGCCGCCTTCGCCGCCGCCAGCGCCGCCTTCGGCTGGCATGCGCGCGGCAAATGGAAGAAGTTCAATGCCCCGCGCCCCTGA
- a CDS encoding glycosyltransferase produces the protein MPRAPETVCLLGHHELDYPRNRSLRAALEDAGYPVLDVHSRAPFPWRHLILGFGYLKIFPRVRRVLVTEGGHRLVPFIKLLAWLTGREVVFDPFLSRYNTRIEDRKLYRPGGLQAWICRWQDWSSTHAADRLLFDTQEHRDYFFAQYRLRKPSLVLPVGVPEAHFHPRPPGSLPSPYAAGGAAFQVLFYGSYIPLQGAEWIVEAAALLRGKDIAFTLIGSGQTRAEVEARARSRDIPGLRFLPNVPEAELPAYLAHADLCLGIFGDTLKAANVVPNKVVQAAAMGKPLLTRDSPAIRRYFSDGENIALAPPADPQALADRILALRGDPGLRASLGANARQVFENSFSTKALGRLLRGFLG, from the coding sequence ATGCCCCGCGCCCCTGAAACCGTCTGCCTGCTTGGGCATCATGAGTTGGATTACCCGCGCAACCGTAGCCTCCGCGCGGCGCTGGAAGATGCGGGTTATCCCGTTCTGGACGTGCATTCGCGCGCGCCCTTCCCCTGGCGCCATCTCATCCTCGGGTTCGGTTACCTTAAGATCTTCCCCCGCGTGCGCCGGGTGCTTGTCACCGAAGGCGGCCATCGGCTGGTCCCGTTCATCAAGCTGCTGGCTTGGCTTACCGGGCGCGAGGTCGTTTTCGATCCTTTCCTTTCCCGCTACAATACGCGCATCGAGGATCGGAAGCTGTACCGCCCCGGCGGGTTGCAAGCCTGGATTTGCCGCTGGCAGGATTGGTCCTCCACCCATGCCGCCGATCGCCTCCTCTTCGATACCCAGGAGCATCGCGATTACTTCTTCGCCCAGTACCGGTTGCGCAAGCCTTCCCTGGTGCTTCCCGTAGGCGTCCCGGAAGCGCATTTCCATCCTCGCCCGCCCGGGTCCCTGCCTTCGCCCTATGCGGCCGGCGGCGCCGCGTTCCAAGTGCTCTTCTACGGATCTTATATCCCCTTGCAAGGGGCGGAATGGATCGTGGAGGCGGCGGCGCTCTTGCGCGGCAAGGACATCGCCTTCACCCTGATCGGGAGCGGGCAGACCCGGGCCGAAGTGGAAGCCCGGGCGCGGTCCCGGGACATTCCCGGCCTCCGCTTCCTCCCGAACGTTCCCGAAGCGGAGCTTCCCGCCTACCTGGCGCATGCCGACCTATGCCTGGGCATTTTCGGGGACACCCTGAAGGCGGCGAACGTGGTGCCGAACAAGGTGGTGCAGGCGGCGGCGATGGGCAAGCCCCTCCTCACCCGCGACTCGCCCGCCATCCGCCGTTATTTTTCCGATGGCGAAAACATCGCCCTGGCGCCGCCGGCCGATCCGCAAGCCCTGGCCGACCGCATCCTGGCCTTACGCGGCGACCCGGGACTCCGGGCCAGCCTGGGGGCGAACGCCCGCCAGGTCTTCGAAAACTCCTTTTCCACAAAGGCCCTTGGCCGGCTCCTGCGCGGTTTCCTCGGCTAA
- a CDS encoding SH3 domain-containing protein, whose translation MRVRKLLLCLSPRILLGTLGLFGVAPVAAQVYASLPDNPIAFGNCTARVKVDIARLRSGPSLDSKILGVRKQDEPLHVLKVVGKWVQVETVTGDTAYMAAYLLAFPASDLLEQWKRESPAPSVGKKARVKWASVEFRKYPSRLSASLGHFDLGDEVAVLTDMGNGWSFVESRKTDGNGPCYGFLANRALAAPDVPDPPDWAAPVSQVRLNPGQQPEVKPVRESPSQYCLRTAWSPELFKMELRAKTSEAEQKMLEQRVAAR comes from the coding sequence GTGCGCGTGCGTAAACTCCTCCTATGCTTAAGTCCCCGCATTCTGTTAGGGACCCTGGGCCTTTTCGGCGTCGCCCCGGTGGCCGCCCAGGTGTACGCTTCCCTTCCCGACAATCCCATCGCCTTCGGCAACTGCACGGCCCGCGTCAAGGTCGATATCGCGCGTTTGCGATCGGGCCCCTCGCTGGACTCCAAGATCCTCGGGGTGCGCAAGCAGGATGAACCGCTACACGTATTGAAGGTGGTGGGCAAATGGGTGCAGGTGGAAACCGTCACCGGCGACACCGCCTACATGGCCGCCTACCTGTTGGCTTTCCCGGCCAGCGATCTTTTGGAACAATGGAAGCGCGAAAGCCCGGCGCCCAGCGTGGGCAAGAAGGCAAGAGTGAAATGGGCCTCGGTGGAATTCCGCAAGTACCCCTCCCGGCTTTCCGCCAGCCTGGGCCATTTCGATCTCGGGGACGAAGTCGCGGTTTTGACCGACATGGGGAATGGCTGGAGTTTCGTCGAAAGCCGCAAGACGGATGGCAACGGCCCCTGCTACGGCTTCCTCGCCAACCGCGCCTTGGCCGCTCCGGACGTTCCCGATCCCCCGGATTGGGCCGCCCCGGTCTCCCAAGTACGCTTAAATCCGGGTCAGCAGCCGGAGGTCAAGCCGGTCCGGGAAAGCCCGAGCCAGTACTGCCTGCGCACCGCCTGGAGCCCGGAGCTTTTCAAGATGGAGTTGAGGGCCAAGACCTCGGAGGCGGAACAGAAAATGTTGGAACAGCGCGTAGCCGCGCGCTGA